The genomic region ATCCCTTTATTCAGGAAGGATAATTCCCGCATTCTGGTGGCCAGCGTTTCGTAGTTATAATCTGTTGTGATGAAAATGGAAGCATCGGGTCTGAAAAATATTTCAGTTCCGGTGAGATTGGTATCTCCAATGACTTTTACATCATATAAGGGTTTACCGATATTGTATTCCTGCTGAAAAATCTTTCCGTTACGATAAACGGTTGCAATCAATGTGGACGAAAGTGCATTCACGCAACTGACACCCACTCCATGCAAACCGCCGGAAACTTTATAGGAATCTTTGTCAAATTTACCACCGGCATGTAAAACGGTCATCACCACTTCCAGTGCCGATTTGCCTTCCTTATGATGCATATCGGTAGGAATACCGCGTCCATCATCTCTAACTGTGATGCTGTTATCAGCATTAATATAAACCTCAATATTCTTACAATGACCGGCAAGAGCCTCATCAATGGAGTTATCGACTACTTCGTACACCAGATGATGCAGACCTTTTATGCCGATGTCGCCAATGTACATGGCCGGACGCTTTCGAACTGCCTCAAGTCCTTCAAGGACCTGAATGCTATCGGCGGAATATTCGTTGTGCTTTAATTCTTCTTTTTCCAAGACTTGTTCGCTCATTATCAGTTAGTTAACCTATATTTATCTAAGGAAAACAAAGATACGGATTTTAATGCTTTCTAAGGCGCTATTTCCGTGGAGATGTTAATAATTACCAAAACTGTTGAAAACGTTTATTTAATCCTGTTTTATATGGAAATAGGGAATAGAATTTAATGGCGATTGATGGTCCGGTTTGACCAGGCAATTTTAAAGGCGATATGGGGAACACTGCAGTATTCAAAGTAAAACTAATTTATCCTTAAGTTATTGTTAATGGAAAAAAGATGATGCATTATTTACAATTTTGTGCCATGAACGCAATTAAACGTTTTTACAACGAGCATCCCCTGAGAACAATATTGGCGTTGGGGCTATTCTTTCGATTGATAGCTGTAATTTTTTCGAAAGGATTTGGAATGCATGACGATCATTTTCTGGTGATTGAAGCTGCGCAGAGTTGGGCTGACGGGTATGATTACAACAATTGGCTTCCATGGAACAATAGCGGAAAGCCAAGTGGTCATAGTTGGTTTTATGTGGGCTTACATTTTTTCCTTTTAAAAGCACTCAATTTTATCGGACTCGATGATCCACAGGGGAAAATGTACATCGTTCGTTTTTTACATGCCATTTATTCAATGGGTGTTATCGTATTTGGCTACCGGATTGCCCGGCGTTTAGGAAATGAAAAAGATGCGATCAGAGTAGCCTGGTTTTTAGCCTTGATGTGGTTTATTCCCTCTTCCAGTGTCAGAAATTTAGTGGAATGGGTATGTGTGGTCCCACTCTTACTTTCTTCACTCTATCTCATCAAAGCCGAACAGGAAGGAAACCGGCAACGCCATTTTATTTTATCCGGATTATTTGCCGGAATTGCCATGAGTATTCGATTTCAGTCCTTGTTTTTTCTGGCGGGAACCGGATTGTATTTATTGTATAGAGGGAAAATTAAAGGAGGACTTTTACTTGCTGCAGGTTTTGTGTTTGCCTTCTTCATTACTCAGGGTGCGGATTTGATTTTTTATCATCGCCCCTTTGTGGAGGTAACCGAATACATTCAGTATAATTTGTTAAACGCCACCACTTACTTCGACCGGCCCTGGTATCAATACTTACTAACGGTTGGGGGTATGCTCATTCCACCGGTGAGTATTTTTCTCATCATCGGTTATTGTAAGGCCTGGAAAAAAGTATTGGTGATCATACTTCCTTCGTTGGTATTCTTTCTTTTTCATTCCTGGTTTCCGAATAAGCAAGAACGTTTTATCCTGCCGTTTATTCCTTTCTTTATCATCGCAGGAACAATTGGCTGGGGTATGTTTCGCGAAGGCAAATTAATGAGTAAAGCTGAACTCTTTTCATGGCGTTTTTTCTGGATCTTGAACACTGCCGGATTATTGGTGTTGAGTACGACCTATTCAAAACGCTCTATGACAGAGGCCATGTATTATTTGTATCAACAACCCGACTTCAATAATTTCATAATGGAAGTCAGTCATAGGGATTCGCCCCAATGGCCGCCTCAGTTTTATTCGGGGAAATGGAATCAGGCCTTTTGTATATATAAAGAGTATCCCACCGAAAGATTCGTCACCTACATACAACAGCATCCCTCGGAGTATCCTCATTATATATTATTTTTCCAGGAGGATCATGTATGGAACCGCATCGCAAAATTTAAGAAGGTAACCGGCGCTGAATTAACCTTTGTTCACAAGGCGACCCCCAGTTGGTTCGATGCATTATTGCATTGGTTGAATCCCCGCAATAAAAATGAACCGGTGTATATTTTTCTTATCAATTGAAAGTTACAACCGGCTACCGGCTGCCAGCTTCCGGTTGCCAGCCAGTTTAGCCGCAAGCTGCCGTCTACGAGCTGCATTCATATACTTTAATAACTTGTAAATGGAGCAAGAAGCATTATTACCGGTAGTCGGAAGTGGCGAGGCAACGAGGTGCTGTTCGTTGATGCAAACGACGCTCCCCATCGCGTGTAAAAGTTCTCACCCTTGAGCATTAAACTTCACTTTACGACCGTTGGCCGGAAGCCCGAAGCCCGAAGCCGGAAGCAAATGAACTTTCCAATGCAATTATTGTTATGATGACAAATGATAACGATAATCGCAGGTACAAACCGTCCGGAAAGTCTAACTTTAAAATTTGCCACTATTTATAAAGAACTTCTTGAAAGAAGCGCAAATGAAGTCATGCTCCTCTCATTGGCAGACATTCCGGCTTCGGTATATTTAAATGGTAGTTATGAGCACCACTCAACTCCTCACGAATTACAGCAATTGCAAGAGGAATATTTCATTCCGGCAGAAAAATATGTATTCATATTTCCTGAATACAATGGGAGTCTTCCGGGAATTTTAAAATTACTAATTGATAGTTTGAATCCTAAAATTGCATTCAAAGGAAAGAAAGCTTCATTGATTGGAATTGCGAATGGTAGAGCAGGGAATCTTCGGGGATTAGATCATCTCTCCTCTATATTAATGCATATGCAGGTGACTGTACTTCCTTACCTTTTGCCGGTGAGTAAAGTACAAGCTGAATTCGAAGAAAATAGTTTGAAGGAAGCAACGTTGAAAGTAGTTGAGGATCATATCCGGAGAACTATAGAATTCTAATCTTTGAATAAAATAGTGTTGAAAGAATCAGACATCTTTTCAGATTACCTTGGAGACCTTACTCTTCCTGTGACATCCAACACCTTTATCTTATAATACAATAGCATTCTTCAGTCCTGATTTTTAAACAGAACGTATACGTATAGTAATTTAGCATTCCCGGTTATTTAAAAGTATATCGGACCGATAATCCGACATCTCCCGCCCAAAAGTTGCTCACACCAATGATGTTTACCGATGGTATCCAGTCAAGGGCAAGATTTAAAGGGATGTCATTAAAAACGTATTCCAGTCCAATTTGTCCATCTATTCCAACAACAGTTCTGGTATCATTATAGTCTCTGTCATTGTCCCACCATGGATTTCTATCTCTGTCCCAAAACCCAATATGTCCGCCACCGCCAATAAAAAGTTAAACCCCGGCTCGTTAAATACCGGGAAATTTACATTGTACAATCCGGTGATATTCAGACCTCTCCATCTGGTATACAGTATCCCTTCAATACTATGATTGTCTTTAATGAAATGACGTAGCGTTATTCCGGCTCCACCATTAAGTCTTAAACCAAGCGCGGTCTTATAATTATATTGCGCAGTACTAACTTGGTTAAAACATAAAAATATAAAAATCAATAGGTTAATTCTTTTCAAATGTTTAATATTCATGCCTGCTAAGTTAGGGGTATATTTTCTTCTTTAATGAGTAATCTTTTTAGGATTTCGTCCTCTGAATTACTAACCTGTGCCAATATATCGATTGAAACTTAACGAATAAGAGGTCATTTTTAATGTATTGTGTATAAAAAATGCTTTCATTTTATTTCATTGGCTCTATTTTTAATGTAAGTGTATAATAATCAGTGCGATGCAATAAGATGACAATTCTCTTCATATTTTTCCTTTTAAAATTAATTTGTTTCCTTTGTCCTTCATTGAAAAAATTTAACGTACGTGTCCTTATGATCAAGAGAACCCTAAGCCTGTTATTAATATTGTCCATCGCTATTATGAGCAGTTTTGCTCAGGATAAGCCAGTTAAAGCCAAAAAGAGCAGAACTCAAAAGGCAGATAAGTTTTTTAAGATTGGAGAATATTACACAGCTTCAACCTTTTACAAGAAAGCTTACACTAAATTTAAAAAGAACGAAGACAAGAGCCGTGCAGCATTTTTTGCCGGTGAATGTGCCCGTTTTATGGGAAATAATCTCGAACAGGAAGATTGGTACGGAAAAGCAGTTAAAGCGAAGTACAAGGATCCCATTGGAATGTTGCGCTACGCAGATGCTTTAAAGGCAAATGGAAAATATGCAGAGGCCATCGTTCAATACAATGCATATAAAGAGGAGATGCCGTCCGATCCGAAAGCGGCTAATGCGGTAAAGTCTACAGAAACCGCGCAAGCCTGGAAGGATAAACCAACCCGTCATAGAATCGACAATATGTCGGTGCTGAATACGAAGTATTATGATTTTGCTGTTTGCGAAAATCCTGCCGTTAAGAATAGCCTTGTTTTCTCTTCTTCAAGAGAGGAAGCTTCCGGTAGCAAGAATGATAACTGGTACGGTGAAAAATATTTTGACCTCTTCCAGGCTTCCATGGATAACAATGAAAAATGGAGTACGCCTACTAATTTCCCCGGTCCGGCAAATAGTGAGAATAGTGATGGAGCAGCAGCTTTTGATGCAACCGGTAAGGTGATGTATTTTACCACTTGTCCGAGTGATAAGGAGAAGGATACCCAGTGTAAAATCATGATGACTACTATGGCGGATGGCAAGTGGGGTGATGCAGTGATGCTTCCTTTCAACAGTGAAACCTATACTTGCGGACATCCT from Bacteroidota bacterium harbors:
- a CDS encoding NAD(P)H-dependent oxidoreductase; amino-acid sequence: MITIIAGTNRPESLTLKFATIYKELLERSANEVMLLSLADIPASVYLNGSYEHHSTPHELQQLQEEYFIPAEKYVFIFPEYNGSLPGILKLLIDSLNPKIAFKGKKASLIGIANGRAGNLRGLDHLSSILMHMQVTVLPYLLPVSKVQAEFEENSLKEATLKVVEDHIRRTIEF
- a CDS encoding glycosyltransferase family 39 protein, giving the protein MNAIKRFYNEHPLRTILALGLFFRLIAVIFSKGFGMHDDHFLVIEAAQSWADGYDYNNWLPWNNSGKPSGHSWFYVGLHFFLLKALNFIGLDDPQGKMYIVRFLHAIYSMGVIVFGYRIARRLGNEKDAIRVAWFLALMWFIPSSSVRNLVEWVCVVPLLLSSLYLIKAEQEGNRQRHFILSGLFAGIAMSIRFQSLFFLAGTGLYLLYRGKIKGGLLLAAGFVFAFFITQGADLIFYHRPFVEVTEYIQYNLLNATTYFDRPWYQYLLTVGGMLIPPVSIFLIIGYCKAWKKVLVIILPSLVFFLFHSWFPNKQERFILPFIPFFIIAGTIGWGMFREGKLMSKAELFSWRFFWILNTAGLLVLSTTYSKRSMTEAMYYLYQQPDFNNFIMEVSHRDSPQWPPQFYSGKWNQAFCIYKEYPTERFVTYIQQHPSEYPHYILFFQEDHVWNRIAKFKKVTGAELTFVHKATPSWFDALLHWLNPRNKNEPVYIFLIN